A stretch of the Musa acuminata AAA Group cultivar baxijiao chromosome BXJ2-7, Cavendish_Baxijiao_AAA, whole genome shotgun sequence genome encodes the following:
- the LOC135616774 gene encoding probable galacturonosyltransferase 4: MVRRNLVLALLCLTVLAPIVLYTDRLSAASKPSSNDEALDEASGLSFGTNQVGEPHALSQESTNSVKEPVGVIYSDNSSNSNQIPTDPVDGFASSTTAELPLGKSEEHKSRVLSAAVDERSQPEREAVIKEVTNGVIGNGLEKPESVEEHKEMGSQQTIPNSIPAKEENESEKQHRQTSPRNNPEKRQTILRKKSSNMTIPDARVRQLKDQLIRAKVYLGIGPIRANPHLVRELRLRIKDTQRVLGDATKDSDLPKNTYEKLKAMELILNKGKQIQDDCAAVVKKLRAMVHSSEEQLRIHKKQELFLTQLAAKTISKGLHCLPLRLSNEYFSLNSSQQQFPYREKFEDPDLYHYALFSDNILATAVVVNSTISNANNPADHVFHIVTDRLNYAAMRMWFLANPPGKAAIQIQTIEEFTWLNDNYSPVLKQLRSQSMIDYYFRTHHGTANSDANLKYRNPKYLSILNHLRFYLPEVFPRLSKVVFLDDDIVVQKDLTGLWKVDMKGKVNGAIETCGESFHRFDKYLNFSNPLIAKNFNPRACGWAYGMNVFDLDEWRKQKITQVYHYWQNLNIDRQLWRLGSLPPGLITFYNHTIPIDHRWHILGLGYNAQVDLKDIESAAVIHYNGNMKPWLDIGMPKYRGYWSKYVNYDHIFIRDCNINP, encoded by the exons ATGGTGAGGAGGAATCTCGTTTTGGCCTTACTCTGCCTCACGGTTCTCGCGCCCATCGTTCTTTACACGGATCGGCTCTCCGCCGCCTCCAAGCCCAGCT CAAATGACGAGGCCCTTGATGAAGCTTCCGGTCTG AGCTTTGGGACGAACCAGGTTGGGGAACCGCATGCGCTTTCGCAG GAGTCGACGAATTCCGTAAAAGAGCCAGTCGGAGTTATATATTCTGATAATTCAAGCAATTCCAATCAGATTCCGACTGATCCGGTGGATGGATTTGCATCATCAACCACCGCAG AATTGCCATTGGGGAAATCTGAGGAGCACAAGAGCAGAGTTCTGTCGGCAGCGGTGGATGAGAGGAGTCAGCCGGAGAGGGAGGCTGTGATCAAGGAAGTGACCAATGGGGTGATAGGAAACGGGTTGGAGAAGCCCGAGTCAGTGGAAGAGCACAAAGAAATGGGATCTCAACAAACTATTCCTAATTCTATTCCAGCAAAAGAG GAAAATGAATCTGAAAAGCAACATAGACAGACATCTCCTAGGAACAATCCAGAAAAACGCCAGACAATCCTGAGAAAGAAGAGCAGCAACATGACAATTCCTGATGCTAGGGTCAGGCAGCTCAAGGACCAGTTGATTCGTGCAAAGGTCTATCTTGGCATTGGGCCCATTCGAGCCAATCCTCACCTTGTAAGGGAGTTACGCTTACGTATAAAGGACACTCAGCGTGTACTTGGAGATGCAACCAAGGATTCAGATCTGCCAAAAAA CACATATGAGAAACTGAAGGCAATGGAGCTAATTTTGAATAAAGGCAAGCAGATTCAAGACGATTGTGCTGCTGTTGTAAAGAAGCTCCGTGCTATGGTTCACTCTAGCGAGGAACAGTTACGAATTCATAAGAAGCAGGAATTGTTTCTAACTCAACTTGCTGCTAAAACCATTTCCAAAGGTCTACACTGTCTTCCTCTACGGCTTTCCAACGAGTACTTTTCCCTGAACTCCAGCCAGCAACAGTTCCCATATCGAGAAAAGTTTGAAGACCCTGATCTCTATCACTATGCTTTGTTTTCGGATAATATATTGGCTACAGCAGTGGTGGTCAACTCAACTATATCTAACGCCAAT AACCCTGCAGACCACGTTTTCCACATTGTAACTGATAGACTGAACTATGCAGCTATGAGGATGTGGTTTCTAGCTAACCCACCTGGAAAAGCCGCCATTCAAATTCAGACCATTGAAGAATTTACGTGGCTAAATGACAACTACAGTCCAGTATTGAAACAGCTTAGGTCCCAGTCCATGATTGACTATTACTTCAGGACTCATCATGGTACTGCAAATTCTGATGCAAACTTGAAGTACAGAAACCCAAAGTACCTATCCATTCTAAATCACCTGCGATTTTACCTACCCGAGGTCTTTCCAAGGCTCAGCAAGGTGGTGTTTTTAGATGATGATATTGTTGTACAGAAGGACCTGACTGGCCTTTGGAAGGTTGACATGAAGGGAAAAGTCAATGGTGCGATCGAGACATGTGGGGAAAGCTTTCACCGATTTGACAAATATCTCAATTTCTCAAATCCTCTTATTGCCAAGAACTTCAATCCCCGTGCTTGCGGTTGGGCATACGGAATGAATGTGTTTGATTTGGATGAGTGGAGGAAGCAGAAAATCACACAAGTCTATCACTACTGGCAGAACCTG AATATTGATCGACAGTTATGGAGATTGGGAAGTCTTCCTCCTGGCTTAATAACATTCTACAACCATACAATTCCCATTGATCACCGGTGGCATATTTTGGGCCTTGGGTACAACGCACAGGTGGACCTGAAGGACATCGAATCGGCTGCAGTCATCCACTACAACGGAAACATGAAGCCTTGGTTGGATATCGGCATGCCTAAGTATCGTGGCTATTGGTCCAAGTATGTAAACTACGATCACATTTTTATACGGGACTGCAACATCAATCCTTGA
- the LOC103990492 gene encoding uncharacterized protein LOC103990492, translating to MSSSTKVSALDMPDVPMGQLPEHLHLQRTRVVCKADAPIHTEGIQYSGAYASIGVDNSLGPNKFCKNFKTEVVRLTEDEIEFDMVGIDASLANAFRRILIAEVPSMAIEKVLMVNNTSVIADEVLAHRLGLVPLNADPRLFEYLSENDTPNERNTIVYKMHVSCKKGGSRVTVKSDQLKWLPNGSELQMTTYDSSAKAKSYTSFSCSQDSMAEFSKKPLGVRFDDIILAKLGPGQVIELEAHAVKGMGKVHAKWSPVATAWYRMLPEVVILKEVKGDDAEKLVKKCPVGVFDIEDLGNGEKKAVVANSRACTLCRECVRGVNEEIVELRRVKDHFIFTIESTGAFSPEELFMKAVKILEEKCDRVISELS from the exons ATGTCGTCGTCGACTAAAGTATCGGCGCTTGATATGCCCGACGTGCCGATGGGGCAGCTGCCGGAGCACCTCCACCTCCAGCGAACCCGCGTCGTCTGCAAGGCCGACGCCCCGATCCAT ACAGAAGGCATTCAGTACTCTGGTGCTTATGCATCGATTGGAGTTGACAATAGTCTGGGACCAAACAAGTTCTGCAAGAACTTTAAGACTGAAGTTGTCAGGCTTACTGAGGATGAGATTGAATTTGATATGGTTGGCATTGATGCTTCACTGGCAAATGCATTCAGGAGGATCCTCATCGCTGAG GTCCCTAGTATGGCTATCGAGAAGGTTCTCATGGTCAATAACACATCAGTGATAGCAGATGAGGTGCTGGCCCACAGGCTGGGCCTTGTTCCACTTAATGCTGACCCGAGACTATTTGAATATCTCTCAG AAAATGACACTCCAAATGAACGGAATACTATTGTCTATAAGATGCATGTATCATGTAAAAAGGGCGGTTCACGAGTTACAG TGAAGTCAGATCAATTGAAGTGGCTGCCAAATGGCAGTGAACTTCAAATGACCACTTATGACAGTTCTGCAAAAGCAAAAAGCTATACATCATTCAGCTGTAGTCAAGATTCCATGGCAGAATTCTCTAAAAAACCTCTTGGAGTAAGGTTTGATGATATCATTCTTGCCAAGCTTGGGCCAGGACAG GTAATTGAGCTTGAAGCACATGCTGTAAAAGGCATGGGCAAAGTACATGCAAAATGGTCTCCTGTGGCTACAGCATGGTACCGGATGCTCCCTGAG GTTGTAATATTGAAAGAAGTAAAAGGTGATGATGCTGAAAAGCTTGTAAAGAAATGTCCAGTTGGTGTCTTTGACATTGAAGACCTTGGGAATG GTGAGAAGAAGGCAGTGGTAGCGAACTCACGTGCCTGTACATTATGCAGAGAATGCGTTCGTGGGGTAAATGAAGAAATTGTGGAACTGAGACGTGTCAAAGACCACTTCATCT TTACCATTGAATCAACTGGAGCTTTCTCGCCAGAAGAGCTATTCATGAAAGCTGTGAAAATTTTGGAAGAGAAATGTGATCGTGTGATTTCAGAGCTCTCTTAG
- the LOC135616772 gene encoding GBF-interacting protein 1-like has product MSGDGSRVSIPAGVRPTIQNIKEIAGNHSDEEIYAMLKECGMDPNETAQKLLLQDPFHEVKRKRDRRKENVREPADPRWRAGLQGRGGRGGRGNYSSRPVLSDAAAGRNLTSGKVNGVNQGSDKGIPSSSSNTPDTEVKSANSILSSISGPTDGPSNIDHPISSQRSYVSGVSGIAPQEESFGVVTTKTGTSRLSPTDAKSAPTGGHSIPDSDKISSNKAAAPVSEVYVPTSDPLLAPSLDAHNPAELENIKRITGIQHSVVETATSHAGSQHISGSNLSYMSGKCSSMSSPYMHGKVPMKPHESGSNELSEKSQVAPSSFSTATGSRPSSTYSNRSQQLSGLQKAPVPNKEWKPKSTPVIASQASEMTETPDVPLAAEAVAASLPAPCSVASEVTTLMLEKKLEELKLSDRKHVIIPNHLQVSESERHGLSFGSFDPNFELNMGFANGPAKDRIDTPVSDSSQETEETTEQPSLSTHTTSSAAQDDFINHPQSPEQVSDNYSSNEAGIPSSISAAAEYDQSQKEAALVPEGLQNSVVQSAPSYPSLGLVPQVLGNQLGQFESSEHQAQDTSRFPSFLVQQTYDPSTSYYTPFYRPTADSDGRISPFLAPGASMYNRNIAVLPSQTGQASNESTNAAMLSTAGSTPLATQAAGTMQGSVAIPQQPVPVFRQPAGLHISHYPPNYIPYNQYFSPFYVPPPTLHHFLSSPAFPQQPPTGSMFPTPGSANPATPVKYSLPQYKPGANIGNSTIVGMPAGYGMYNSTPAGYTPDAATSGNSTANDDLGSSQFKENNLCIPGQQSESLSVWIPAPGRDISTLQASSYYSIPQGQHMTYAPTQAGHGAFSGVYHPPPTVPASSVHPLLQQSQTVAGAVEMVGPPAGVYQQPQHAQINWTNNY; this is encoded by the exons ATGAGCGGCGACGGTTCTAGGGTTTCGATCCCGGCCGGCGTGCGGCCGACGATCCAGAACATCAAGGAGATCGCCGGCAACCACAGCGACGAGGAGATCTACGCAATGCTCAAGGAGTGCGGCATGGATCCCAACGAGACCGCCCAGAAGCTCCTGCTCCAAG ACCCCTTTCACGAGGTTAAAAGGAAGCGTGACAGGAGAAAGGAG AATGTAAGAGAGCCTGCTGATCCTAGGTGGAGGGCGGGGCTACAGGGACGAGGAGGTAGGGGAGGTCGAGGGAACTACTCCTCACGACCTGTACTTAGTG ATGCTGCTGCTGGAAGAAATCTTACTTCAGGAAAGGTTAATGGAGTAAATCAAGGTTCAGATAAAGGCATTCCATCCTCTTCTTCAAACACTCCTGATACCGAGGTCAAATCTGCAAATTCCATATTAAG CTCCATATCTGGTCCAACCGATGGCCCCAGCAACATAGATCATCCGATATCATCTCAGAGGTCCTATGTATCTGGTGTCAGTGGCATTGCTCCACAAGAAGAAAGTTTTGGTGTTGTGACTACTAAGACTGGGACTTCCAGGTTATCTCCTACTGATGCAAAGAGTGCTCCCACAGGTGGACATTCTATACCAGATTCAGACAAAATTTCATCAAACAAAGCAGCAGCACCTGTTTCCGAGGTCTATGTTCCGACCTCAGATCCTTTGTTAGCACCATCTCTTGATGCACACAACCCTGCTGAGCTAGAAAACATCAAACGGATAACAGGAATTCAACACTCAGTTGTTGAAACAGCCACTAGCCATGCTGGATCTCAACATATATCTGGATCCAATTTATCATACATGAGTGGAAAATGTTCTTCTATGAGCAGTCCTTATATGCACGGGAAGGTACCCATGAAACCACATGAATCAGGATCAAATGAACTATCAGAAAAATCTCAAGTTGCACCTTCTTCTTTTTCCACTGCTACAGGCAGTAGACCATCCTCTACTTACAGCAATCGTTCTCAACAATTAAGTGGGTTGCAGAAAG CGCCTGTTCCTAATAAAGAGTGGAAACCAAAATCAACACCTGTAATTGCTTCTCAAGCATCTGAAATGACTGAGACGCCTGATGTACCATTGGCGGCTGAAGCTGTTGCTGCATCACTACCAGCACCATGTTCTGTGGCCTCAGAGGTAACTACTCTGATGTTAGAAAAGAAGCTAGAGGAACTGAAGCTATCAGACAGAAAACACGTCATTATTCCAAACCATCTTCAAGTTTCAGAGTCTGAAAGACATGGGTTAAGTTTTGGAAGTTTTGATCCTAATTTTGAGTTGAATATGGGTTTTGCAAATGGCCCTGCAAAAGACAGGATTGATACACCAGTTTCTGACTCATCTCAGGAGACTGAAGAAACTACTGAGCAGCCATCTCTAAG CACACACACTACATCCTCAGCTGCTCAAGATGACTTTATAAATCATCCGCAATCACCTGAACAGGTGTCAGATAATTATTCAAGCAATGAAGCTGGCATTCCCTCCAGCATATCTGCTGCTGCAGAATATGACCAATCTCAAAAAGAAGCTGCTTTGGTTCCAGAAGGCCTTCAGAACTCAGTTGTTCAATCTGCACCATCATATCCTTCACTAGGATTGGTGCCTCAAGTGTTAGGAAACCAACTTGGACAGTTTGAAAGTTCAGAACATCAGGCTCAAGATACTTCGCGTTTCCCAAGCTTTCTG GTCCAGCAAACGTATGACCCATCGACAAGCTACTATACACCATTCTATCGACCTACTGCTGATTCTGATGGTCGTATATCTCCATTTCTTGCACCCGGTGCCTCTATGTACAACAGGAACATTGCAGTCCTACCCTCTCAGACTGGCCAGGCTTCTAATGAG AGTACCAACGCCGCCATGCTATCTACGGCTGGCTCAACTCCTCTTGCAACTCAAGCTGCAGGCACCATGCAGGGTTCTGTTGCTATTCCACAGCAGCCAGTTCCCGTCTTCCGGCAACCTGCTGGTTTACATATATCTCACTACCCTCCCAACTACATTCCATACAATCAATATTTCTCACCATTTTATGTTCCTCCCCCCACCCTTCACCATTTCTTGAGCAGTCCTGCATTCCCTCAGCAGCCTCCTACTGGCAGCATGTTTCCGACTCCTGGATCTGCAAATCCTGCCACCCCTGTCAAGTACTCTCTTCCCCAATACAAGCCTGGTGCTAACATTGGTAACTCAACAATTGTTGGAATGCCAGCTGGTTATGGAATGTATAACTCAACTCCAGCTGGCTATACTCCTGATGCTGCTACTAGTGGAAACTCAACTGCCAATGATGATCTCGGATCTTCCCAGTTTAAGGAAAACAATCTTTGTATTCCAGGGCAGCAG AGCGAAAGTTTGTCTGTCTGGATTCCAGCACCTGGACGGGATATTTCCACCCTTCAGGCGAGCTCTTACTACAGCATTCCTCAGGGACAACACATGACTTATGCACCAACGCAAGCAGGCCATGGTGCCTTCAGTGGAGTCTACCACCCTCCACCAACTGTTCCAGCTTCTTCTGTTCATCCATTACTCCAGCAGTCCCAGACTGTAGCTGGAGCTGTCGAAATGGTCGGCCCCCCTGCTGGTGTTTATCAACAGCCACAACATGCCCAGATTAATTGGACGAATAATTATTGA
- the LOC135616775 gene encoding glucan endo-1,3-beta-glucosidase 5-like, with protein MAASNLAKALFWGFFLERCLLFVDSAIGVNWGTLSSHKLPPSVVVDLMRENKIGKVKLFDADPEVLWALRGSGIEVMVGIPNDLLAALASSIAASDQWVGQNVSRYMVKGGVDIRYVAVGNEPFLTNYQGRYQSLVVPAMLNLQQSLARANLAGYIKLVVPCNADAYQSASVPSQGAFRPELTQIMTQLVSFLNSNGSPFVVNIYPFLSLYQSADFPQDYAFFEGSSHPVVDGQNVYYNAFDGNFDTLVAALSKIGYGQMPVAVGEVGWPTEGAPSANLSAARAFNQGLISHVLSNKGTPSRPGIPPVDIYLFSLLDEEQKNILPGNFERHWGIYSFDGQAKYPLNLGLGNGWLKNARNVPYLPSRWCIANPSQDLTGVTNHMKLACSFADCTTLYYGGSCNTIGEKGNISYAFNSYYQLQKQDSKSCDFDGLGIVTFLDPSVGDCRFLVGISDSSGCCLGCGILCALWFVSLWVIIYLRVVDSL; from the exons TGTGGATTCCGCCATTGGCGTCAACTGGGGGACACTGTCCTCCCACAAGCTCCCCCCGTCCGTGGTGGTGGATCTCATGAGGGAGAACAAGATTGGAAAGGTGAAGCTGTTCGACGCGGACCCGGAGGTCCTCTGGGCCCTGAGGGGGAGCGGCATCGAGGTGATGGTGGGGATCCCCAATGACTTGTTGGCGGCTTTGGCGTCTTCCATCGCTGCTTCTGATCAATGGGTCGGTCAGAATGTGTCGAGGTACATGGTTAAAGGCGGCGTTGATATAAG ATATGTTGCAGTTGGAAATGAGCCCTTCCTCACAAACTATCAAGGACGATATCAGTCACTAGTTGTCCCAGCGATGCTCAACCTTCAGCAATCGTTAGCCAGAGCAAATCTTGCAGGCTATATAAAGCTAGTAGTCCCTTGTAATGCTGATGCTTATCAGTCAGCTTCAGTTCCTTCTCAAGGAGCGTTTCGGCCTGAGCTGACACAGATAATGACCCAGCTTGTGTCTTTTCTTAACTCAAATGGCTCTCCCTTTGTGGTCAACATTTATCCCTTTCTAAGTCTCTACCAGAGTGCGGATTTCCCACAAGACTATGCCTTTTTCGAGGGCTCTTCTCACCCTGTTGTCGACGGCCAGAATGTCTATTACAATGCCTTTGATGGCAATTTCGATACCTTGGTGGCTGCTCTCAGCAAAATTGGATATGGGCAAATGCCCGTAGCCGTCGGAGAGGTGGGCTGGCCTACAGAGGGAGCACCAAGCGCAAATCTAAGTGCTGCAAGGGCTTTTAACCAAGGCCTCATCAGTCATGTTTTGAGCAACAAGGGAACGCCTTCGAGGCCTGGGATTCCTCCAGTCGATATATATCTCTTCAGTCTTCTCGATGAAGAACAAAAGAACATCCTACCTGGAAACTTCGAACGGCACTGGGGAATCTACTCTTTTGATGGCCAAGCCAAGTACCCCTTGAATCTTGGATTAGGTAATGGTTGGTTGAAGAATGCGAGGAATGTTCCATACCTTCCATCAAGGTGGTGCATTGCTAATCCATCTCAGGATCTCACCGGTGTCACGAACCACATGAAGCTCGCTTGCAGTTTTGCTGATTGCACAACTCTGTACTATGGAGGATCATGCAACACGATCGGCGAGAAGGGGAACATCTCTTATGCCTTCAACAGCTACTATCAGCTACAGAAGCAAGATTCAAAGAGCTGTGATTTTGATGGGCTTGGGATCGTTACATTTCTCGATCCCTCGGTAGGTGACTGCCGCTTTCTTGTTGGAATTAGCGACAGTAGCGGTTGTTGTCTCGGATGTGGCATCCTTTGTGCATTGTGGTTCGTATCACTTTGGGTTATAATTTATCTGAGAGTTGTTGATTCCTTGTAA
- the LOC135618032 gene encoding subtilisin-like protease SBT5.3, producing MTKLHLFLLAIAFLSSLQNAAVLATKKAYIVYLGGHSHGANPTSADFESATQSHYQLLGSTFGSEELARSAIFYSYTKHINGFAAMLEEEEATLISEHPDVISVFENTMKSLHTTRSWDVMGGFLNRQGKAHPESIWAKANYGDDVIIANFDTGSSSIPSMPSFVPSFLFGLSLTKLRFHSKGVWPESGSFDDKGYGPVPKRWRGICQNSTKHSFHCNRKLIGARFYDLSHQANSASPPVEYSPRDSEGHGTHTLSTAAGGIVRGANIYGEANGTARGGSPHARVAAYKVCWGLCADANILAAFDDAIHDGVDVISLSVGGLPYEYLFDSIALGSFHAVQRGITVVCSAGNDGPTPGTVSNIAPWIFTVGASTIDREFYSLVTLGSNKKIKGVSLSSKSLPAHKPYPLIDGSNAKRPNSSAEEAGWCYPGTLDPEKVRGKIVVCTRDTSFARVEKGVDVLKAGGAGMILANSDEEGNSLLADPHFLPASMITYKDALRLSSYLKSTKSPTATISPVTTVLGVKPAPAMASFSSRGPNLINPEILKPDITAPGVDILAAFTEEVGPTMLDLDKRRVRFNVMSGTSMSCPHISGVAGLLKKLHPRWSPAVIRSAIMTTARTRDNTRTPMKDDNREKAIPFDYGAGHVRPNRAMDPGLVYDITFTDYVHFLCSRGYNASNMAQFIGKRFACPSKTMRAEDLNYPSITVPNLQKSFTVSRTVRNVGTPGTYNVRIKAPFGIHVSVKPQTLEFAKVGEEKTFQVTLRSRSESVGVGYVFGGLTWTDGKHYVRSPLVVNAFS from the exons ATGACGAAGCTTCATCTTTTTCTTCTCGCCATCGCATTCCTTTCCTCGCTGCAGAATGCGGCAGTCCTCGCAACCAAGAAG GCTTATATTGTGTACCTCGGCGGGCACTCTCATGGCGCCAATCCCACCTCTGCAGACTTCGAGAGTGCAACTCAATCTCATTATCAGCTGTTGGGATCCACTTTTGGAAG CGAGGAACTGGCTCGCTCTGCAATCTTCTACTCCTacacgaaacatatcaatggctttGCTGCAATGTTGGAAGAGGAAGAAGCGACGCTGATCTCCG AGCATCCCGATGTCATATCGGTGTTCGAGAACACCATGAAGTCGTTGCACACGACCAGATCATGGGATGTCATGGGCGGATTCTTGAACAGGCAGGGGAAGGCGCACCCTGAATCTATTTGGGCCAAAGCCAACTATGGCGACGACGTCATTATAGCCAATTTCGACACAGGTTCTTCGTCCATACCTTCAATGCCTTCGTTTGTTCCTTCTTTTCTGTTTGGATTATCTTTGACGAAGCTGCGTTTTCATTCGAAAGGTGTGTGGCCTGAATCCGGCAGCTTTGATGACAAAGGATATGGGCCGGTTCCGAAGAGATGGAGAGGGATCTGCCAGAACAGCACCAAGCACAGCTTTCACTGCAacag GAAGCTGATTGGTGCCCGGTTCTATGACTTGTCCCATCAGGCCAACAGTGCATCGCCGCCGGTAGAGTACTCTCCCCGCGATAGCGAGGGCCACGGCACCCACACGCTCTCCACGGCCGCAGGGGGGATCGTCCGCGGCGCAAACATCTACGGCGAAGCCAACGGCACTGCCAGAGGTGGCTCGCCCCATGCGAGGGTCGCCGCCTACAAGGTGTGCTGGGGGCTCTGCGCCGATGCCAACATTCTTGCTGCCTTCGATGACGCCATACACGACGGCGTCGACGTCATCTCGTTGTCGGTAGGTGGTCTTCCGTATGAGTACCTCTTCGACTCCATCGCCTTGGGGTCGTTCCATGCGGTGCAGCGAGGAATCACCGTCGTGTGCTCCGCCGGCAACGACGGACCGACCCCTGGCACGGTCTCCAATATTGCGCCATGGATATTCACCGTAGGAGCAAGCACGATCGACAGGGAGTTCTATTCCCTCGTCACTCTCGGCAGCAACAAGAAGATAAAG GGAGTGAGTCTCTCGTCGAAATCTCTTCCAGCCCATAAGCCCTATCCATTGATCGATGGCTCTAATGCGAAGCGCCCGAATTCATCCGCCGAAGAAGC TGGCTGGTGCTACCCCGGAACACTCGACCCCGAGAAAGTTCGAGGAAAGATCGTAGTTTGCACGCGCGATACGTCATTTGCACGAGTGGAGAAGGGCGTCGACGTCTTGAAGGCCGGCGGGGCGGGGATGATCCTCGCTAACAGCGATGAGGAAGGGAACAGCCTCCTTGCGGATCCCCACTTCCTCCCTGCTTCAATGATTACATACAAAGATGCTCTGAGACTGAGTTCCTATCTGAAATCTACCAA GTCACCTACCGCTACCATTTCACCTGTAACTACAGTTCTGGGAGTGAAACCAGCGCCGGCCATGGCTTCTTTCTCATCTCGAGGCCCCAATCTTATCAATCCCGAGATTCTCAAG CCTGATATCACTGCGCCAGGGGTGGACATTCTCGCAGCCTTCACCGAGGAAGTCGGACCTACCATGCTGGATTTAGACAAGCGACGTGTCCGATTCAATGTCATGTCCGGCACGTCGATGTCCTGCCCTCACATCTCCGGCGTCGCAGGCCTGCTGAAGAAGCTCCATCCTCGTTGGAGTCCTGCTGTTATCAGATCGGCCATCATGACAACCG CGAGAACTCGAGACAACACGAGAACGCCAATGAAGGACGATAACCGCGAGAAGGCCATACCGTTCGACTACGGCGCCGGGCATGTGCGGCCGAACCGCGCCATGGATCCCGGGCTGGTGTACGACATCACCTTCACCGACTACGTGCATTTCCTGTGCAGCCGCGGGTACAACGCTTCCAACATGGCGCAATTCATCGGCAAGCGCTTCGCCTGCCCGTCGAAGACCATGAGGGCGGAGGACTTGAACTACCCATCGATCACCGTCCCGAACCTCCAGAAGTCCTTCACCGTCTCTCGCACCGTGAGGAACGTCGGCACGCCCGGCACGTACAATGTGAGGATCAAGGCTCCCTTCGGCATCCACGTCTCGGTGAAGCCGCAGACGCTCGAGTTTGCCaaggttggggaggagaagacgtTCCAAGTCACGCTGCGGTCGCGTAGCGAGAGTGTCGGTGTAGGGTATGTCTTTGGTGGCCTGACATGGACCGACGGTAAGCACTACGTGAGAAGTCCTCTGGTGGTGAATGCGTTCTCATGA
- the LOC135616773 gene encoding protein transport protein SFT2-like has product MQRTAQAWFSGGPSERDAPPTTSLLADWNSYAASKAVEEGGSSSLAGFDLEAAVRTANDKVAGTFSVVSKGVRELPGSFQTATSSVPSGKSLMYFGLLLASGVFLVFIAFTMFLPVMVLMPQKFAICFTLGCALIVGSFFALKGPRNQLAHMSSRERLPFTLGFVGSMVGTIYVSMVLHSYVLSVLFSVIQVLALAYYAISYFPGGSAGLKFLSSTLTSSVFRCFGR; this is encoded by the exons ATGCAGCGGACGGCGCAGGCGTGGTTCTCCGGCGGCCCCAGCGAGCGCGACGCGCCGCCCACCACCTCCCTCCTCGCCGACTGGAACTCCTACGCCGCCTCCAAGGCCGTCGAGGAAGGCGGCTCATCCTCCCTCGCGGGCTTCGATCTCGAGGCCGCCGTTAGGACCGCCAACGATAAGGTCGCCGGAACCTTCAGCGT GGTTTCTAAAGGTGTTAGAGAGCTACCTGGGAGCTTCCAGACTGCTACAAGCAGTGTCCCATCCGGGAAATCACTCATGTACTTTGGACTGCTCCTTGCCAGTGGTGTCTTCCTTGTGTTCATTGCATTCACCATGTTCCTTCCGGTCATGGTGCTGATGCCACAGAAGTTTGCCATTTGTTTCACCCTGGGGTGTGCACTTATTGTTGGTTCATTCTTTGCTCTCAAAGGTCCTAGGAATCAGCTTGCTCACATGTCTTCAAGGGAG AGACTTCCCTTCACATTGGGATTTGTTGGCAGTATGGTTGGCACGATTTATGTGTCCATGGTACTTCATAGTTACGTCCTCTCTGTTCTTTTCTCCGTCATTCAG GTTCTGGCACTAGCATACTATGCCATTTCGTACTTCCCTGGAGGATCTGCTGGATTGAAGTTTCTTTCTTCAACTTTAACATCCTCAGTATTCAGGTGTTTCGGCAGATAA